The following is a genomic window from Marispirochaeta aestuarii.
GATGCCGGAACATCGGCAATGCGCACAGCCGGATTCTCTTCGTCTCCTGATCCTTCGCACGATTTACAGGCATATTTCGGACGAACAATCCGCTCAACCCACATCTTCGGGGGTATGACCTGAAGCTTTTCTGAGGTCTCCTCACCAATCCTGGTCATCATGTGCCCGCAACCGCACTGCTTTTCGTCTTCAGGTATGTCGATGATCACGTTTTCCCGGGGAATACTCTCATCGATTGGCTTGCGGCCCTGCGGCGACTTGCGTGAATGTGACCTGACAGTTGTTGCCTGCTCCACAGCCTGTTCAGCAGATGCACATGGTTCACTGTCAAAGAGAACCTGCTGTGCCGTGTCGTCCGATTCCTTCTCACTTTTTCGTCCGAACTTTTGCAGTAACAAGAGCTTATACTGCTCTTCAAGGGAAGCATAACGAGTTTCCCATGAACGAACGGATTGCTCCGCTTTCTCTTCGACTGAGCGAATATATTCCTGGACTTCCGCAGGAAGTTCTGCAACATCCATACTGATAGAAATTCTAGCACACCTTGATGTATGTGTAAATTCCCTAAGGCGTATTAAATGCTTTAAGAAACCCTTGAATATTCCAAAGCAGTATGTTCATGCCAGAAATCAATACCTTTCAACAGCATGGTAAGCTGCTCTGGGTTGATGATGCGAGCATCTTCTTCAGTTAATGGCCAGGGGAATTTGTGCTTTTCCAGTTTCTTCTGCCAAAGGCAGAACCCATTCCGGTCCCAGTACAAGGCTTTCATAATGCGTCGTTCACGGTTGCAGAACAAATACAGATTCCCGCTTAACGGGTTACCATTCATCTGGTCCTGCACCATTACAGCCAGGCCGTTGATGGCTTTGCGCATATCGGTGAT
Proteins encoded in this region:
- the tnpB gene encoding IS66 family insertion sequence element accessory protein TnpB (TnpB, as the term is used for proteins encoded by IS66 family insertion elements, is considered an accessory protein, since TnpC, encoded by a neighboring gene, is a DDE family transposase.) — its product is MTPDFSSVQIFIRPGITDMRKAINGLAVMVQDQMNGNPLSGNLYLFCNRERRIMKALYWDRNGFCLWQKKLEKHKFPWPLTEEDARIINPEQLTMLLKGIDFWHEHTALEYSRVS